DNA sequence from the Nicotiana tomentosiformis chromosome 3, ASM39032v3, whole genome shotgun sequence genome:
atttccacggctcgaacccgtgaacTCTTGGTCACATCACAACAGCTTTACCCGTTACGCTTTGTGCTATGATgtaaattaagtaaataaaattgtACATGTTTAACAACTTAAGCATTTAGATAAAGAAGTCACACGATACGATTAGATACCTCCTAAGTTCTGGTATTTGGAAAGCTCGGATTTGGCACAGCTAAGGTCAAGTTGGAGCTGTCGAAGCTGATGTTGAAGAAGCGAAATGACGCCAACGCAACCATAGACGGGGTCGCGGAGGCGCATGTCCGCTTCATAAGCGAGAGAGTTGACGGCGTCTTCCCTTTGGTGAGGCTGCAATTCATTGAGCAGCTTTGTCACATTGCTGGCTCCAAATATTTTGTGAACATTTGCAAATTTCTGGGGTTGATCTGGTGGGAAGTAAGGGGCAAACACGCATTCTGGCTGGCATTTTCGACGTAGGAATTTACATGCTGCACAGGGTGAGTAGGATAATAATGAAGATGAAGCCATTCACAAGTATTATAGCTAGTTTGCACAAACAACTTCTCTTCTTTTGTTTCTTTGTTTTCTCTTTACTACCTGGAAATAACAACATAAATAGGATCATTTAGAAGTGAAGTATGAGTGATGCTTTATAAATAAGGCTAAGTACTACTTCATTCATTGCATTTTATACGACGATGTTAGATTGAGCATAGAGttgaacaaaagaaaaaaaaaagatttttgaagCATACGATACACTTAGAacttatggtcttcatcaattaaTTAACATGCCATTACATTTTTTATAGATGactataaaaatatgtcattaaagaTAAAATGAGAAACTTaaagtcaatgaattttgaaatataaaaagttataacTACTTATTTGGaacaaatcaaaaaaataatCCTATTAAATAGAACACTGAAATAACAAACAGTTTGAAAGGGAGCTAGCCTTGAAGCAACAGTAAAGTTATTTTCGTCTGACCTATAGGTTACAGATTCAAGTCGTGGAAGCAACCACTGATGATTGCATTAGGATAtggttgtctacatcacaccccttagaTGTGGCCCTTTCCCGAATAATCCGTGAacgcgggatgctttgtgcaccagACTGCCACTAAACTAACTAACAGTTTCACCATTGGAATTAATGATTATATATTTTCTCATAAATTTTGTGAAGAATTGGAAGAAAGCTTTATAAGTGTATCTGAACATCCTAAAGAGCTTTTATTTGGAATCTTGTTATAACCCTTTTCTCTCATATTTCTAACTTTTCTCTATGTTTATCATCTATTTCCGAAAGAGAAAAAATGAAATGTACAAACAAAGAAAGGAAAATAATATACCTCTTTTTTTTCCTTATCCCTTTCACGATCTGGCTGCTGCCATTTAACCAAAGGAAAGAGAAAGTATCCCTACAAAAACCTAATACTGTATTTATCATATGACTGAAAAAGACGAGGGGTTGAAGAAGAAAGGAGCAGCAGAAATAGAAAGTTCAGGACTAAAATATACGTCTCTACATTAATATAAAAGCGATTTTCTCCATATAATCTCGAACTCTCTGCTAACCAGAAACCAACCTAAAGTATACATCTAAGAGGTTTAAGTGAAATAAATAAACAAGGGGattaagaatgaaagaaaatatactCCCTCCCTCCCATTTTAACTGACATTTTAGCTTTTTTCACGCCCATTAAGAGGGGAAAAAAATGCATATTGTAGTTTACTAAGTTATCCCTATTAAATGGGTTTTGAGAATTGAGCAGGATTAAAAAGAGCTATTACTTCATCAATATCAAGTGTATAGTTGGAAACAAATAACAAATTTAATCTTAAATTCCTAAAGTAACAGTTAATTTGAACAAATAATTTTAAGCTAAAGCCACATTTAAAATAGGACGACGGGAATATCATATTATAATACTCATATTAAGAAGGAATTTAGGGTAGTTATTGTGGGGATTATTGGATCCCGTGACGATGTGAAAGTAAGAGCTTCATATTTCTTAAAACCTATTGTCTCACTCATTACGATGTTATATTAGCAAACTAATTAATCAGATATTGCTTGGATTCATTCGTTTACAAGAAACCTCTTGGTCAAAATTtcgattttattaattataaactAAGAAAAACTTggtaaaatgaattaaaaaaagaaTGAGAAGGAAAGTTTTATACCTCAAGTTTCCGTGCCAATGTTCTCGAACTCTTCGGTCAAACCTTTCTTTTCCCTGCccaaattattttctttttttaactttcagcgcatatttatattttgactcgATTATTGCGATGGACAGCTGAAAGTCAAGCTTGGATCTCGTGGAGTAAAATCTATCTTTTCGTTGAGTATAATATTTGAGTTTCCTTTTTGCTAAAAGAGAGAGTTCAACTTTTTGTATAGTTTGTACGTAGTGAATAGAGCTAGATGAAGTAACCCTATTTGGTAGCTAGACAGAAGAGGGGGGGAAGGGATAAATAATAATCTGCACGAGAAATTAAGGGTATTCTTTGAAAAGGAATATAATAAAATGGCAATCTTTAAGCTTCcatttttaaggccaaaaaaaGCTGAATGCATATAGTAGTAGAAGTAAGAAGCTAAGGGGCAGGAGACAAGCATATAAAGAAGGTGGACAATAAAGCCAAACGGAAGAAGATGTTACTGCTATTTTGGCCTTTTCCTTCATAGGGTGGGTGGGTAGATCAGATAATATAAAAGTATTTTACTATCATCATTTTAATTCATTTCAAATTGTATTTGAAGTTTGGAGTACGAAAGTCaaactttttagtttttattGTAAATTCGAAAATAGAatctttatatttttaaaaattaaatttatatattttaaaactatataaaaaacaaaaatattataaGAGTCGAAATCCCGCTTTAACATGTTAAATTACGTTCATAGAGTCAAAATTTTCAGATTCAATTCCAGAATAATTGAACTTTATGAGTTCGAGCTAATTCTATCACAACTCATTTGATTTATTAGGTACAAAATCAATAATTTATACTTTTATTTAGTGAActtttgacaagagtgggttgctctagtggtaagcaccctccacttccaaccaagaggttatgagttcgagtcactcccagagcaaggtgaggagttcttggagggaggaagttgagggtctatcggaaacagcctcatTTAGTGAACTTTTAACACAAATTCAGACTTCGAGCCGAGCTAACGGGTTCAAATGAGGTTATCTACTTCCGTCTTTGAAGTCAATGTATATAAAGTTAAATCTGAAAAAAACCAATAGGGAGGTACTAGAAATGAAGGGGAGAGGAGGTGGAATAGTGTAGGGGCCAGAGGCAGATCTAACCTTAAGCATATAGGTTAGCTTTTCATatattgtatttgtattaaatatttataaatatttaactgtaaactctattattattatattattatataatttGAAATTAATCTAAAAATTCATAAACTTTAGATTCTGAATTCGAGCAAAGTCCGGAAGGGAAGGAATCAGAAATCGCCCAAGAGAAGAGGCTGCGGAGGCGGACGCAAAGTATGGTCAGTGGATTTGGAGGATTCTTTATTTCTGCCTTAGACGGATTGATGTGATATATTTATTGTGAATCTGTTAATTATCAATCAATACGAAGCATTTCagttttttctttcatttttcggTAGAGAAATTATGATTATACTACAAAAAGGATTGAAGTGGGGTAGGGAAATTGAGGCAAATTAAAGATGTCTCGTGACATTGATGTGACCTTTCCTAATTATTCCATTTGTTACACATTCAACTCCCTGTCCCAACGCCCCACATCCTCCTTCTCCATCCCTCCTTTTGTTTTCtagtggtttttttttttttgggggggggggggtttcaaGATGatgcaaaaaaatatttttggtaaaaaataatttgtgtttgattaattaatttgaaCAAcaattttaaaaagtatttttaagtgtatttttttcaaaaaatattttttaatgtatttttcttaaaaatatttttggaaagaaGTTATAGCTTTTGTTTCTATTCAAAAGCAAAGTTTGGTCAAATACttaacttttaaaaaaaagtgCTTCCGCGAAAAAAAGAACTTTTCAAATAGGCTATTAGACATATCAGTTTATTAATGTTGAAAAAGTGTTACTGTTTGACAACTGTTGACAATTGAATTGATCATCTCAAATATCTAATATAACAAGCTAATAAGCAATTAAAGTTGAATTAAGGACCCAATGAACAGCTCGAAGTTAATTCATTACTCAATGAAAGGGAAATTTCTATAGGAATTGCCAAACATTCTATCTCAGTTTATACAATTGTAGTCCTACATATATATACACAGGGACAAGTATTTCATGCACTACCTAAATTTTAACAAGACTCATAAAAATATCCCATAACATAACaaaaagaataaatataaatCTCTTTCATATTTGGTTAATCCTATTTTTGATGGCAAATGTTTTGAAGTTCTATAAATTTAAAATGCTTCCGCCCCACTTCATAACATCATCATAATGTAATCAATAAGAGTCTTGTTTCGGATGAGATTTattatttccatatttttgtatcTTAGTACATTagtaaattgctcatatgtagaTCAATAGACCAAACCatattaaaatattttcttttgatatatttttcttttgtcATCTAATTTATTACTATGCAAAATCAAGTACAATAGCTTTTCATTCTATATCTCATTCATCCCTCAAAAGGCAGATGATGGGCCAAACCCATTTTTTGTTGTGCTTCGGACTATATGTTGGACTAGACTGATAGCCCATTGAAAAGTTGCCAAGATTGGGCTGCCGAATTCGGTTTCTGGAGCTTGCTTCTTGACAGGACTCGTGTTCAATTGTTTGAGGAAATAACGCATAATGTCTATCAAGGCAAAAATAATTATCCGGTATTGTCCACTTAAAAATTAATTACAATCTCTACCTATACAGCACAAACTTATTATGGAACTATTCAATTTTCTATTTCCCCTTTAATTTGCTTTACCCCATGTGAGGGGCATGTGGAAAATGCAAAACTATTCctctttttgttttattttatgacTTGAATCACATTACTTTTGACTATCTTTCCGTCTATGATATGTACTTTGACGGTAGAAATATAtattaataattatttaaaaaataaaaataaaaataaaataggatATTCACAGTGAGAAAAATGGACAAGAGGAATAAGTTGATCGGAGAAACTCCCGCCGTGCATACTACAATTTCAAAAGGTTTGTCCTGAATTTTTGTCCAATTATTATCCATATtttcaataaataaataatattatttattaacattaataatatttattaataTTAATGGAATTCCATGGAAGTATTATTCATTGCATAAGCTCTCATTGAGTTAATTAGATTATGTGACAACTGATATcatttcagtttaataattgaatttaaaaaaaaaaaattaaactctttgcgtacaattgtataccatgttggtatagctatatactatactGGTATCATAAGTTAGTTGGAacattttttggttgtattagctacatttaattggtacattatttgatttttctttagtaatagtagaatagtacaatatcttgaatatttttaattttcctttatgcatgtgtattatgtaatcattttgattttttatgcgtttgttttatataatagtattataatacaatatcttgaaatacattcttatattaatatgtggtacactattttttgatttttctctttatgcatgtgtattatgtaatagtagtatagtcatatataaTTTTCTGAAACTAATTAATAGAACtgtataccctattggtataattatatgtcatCTTCGTATCCTATGGTAGCtggaatattttttggttgttttagctgcatttttaagtgaattctattctgaaatgatttatatgatcatgttttgttgtgttggattttcttttacctatggacatagattttatgtattatgtaatagtttttatagttacaTGCAGTTGTTGGAACGACCCCGTACAACTATATACCTTATTAGTATagttatatactatattggtatcatatgctagttgaattattttttggttgtattagctgcatttaattggtacactatttaattttcttttaataatagtaatatagtacaatatcttaaaatactttattatattaatatacgGTAAtatagttatatgccatattggtatcatatggtagtttggatatttttttggttgttttagctgcatttttaagtgattactattctgaaattatttatatgaacatgatttTGCAGTGCTGGAATTTTTTTGTCGATGGACATAaattatgtgtattatgtaataatttttttatagttataggcaattgttggaacgaccccatacaactatataccctattagtatacggaatgagcaagttgctttgcgaatatttagcttgcaatgcgagcatgtaattttctcatacttttatcacatcctttaatattttggtacagtagtatagtcgcagatagttgtagcaatattttagagcaatcatatactctgttggtatacatgtataccatactggtatcatatggtactagaagtcttttttactacttatacttttattgtattttctaatattttattatcatttctattctaactagtatatatggaGATTTGGTGGCCGTAGATTATATTTTCTTGCTCCATAACTGATTGTGTTACTGCTAATAGTAGAGTGTGTACTGATATTTATAGGGAATGGGATCAAGGTTTGCATGAAAATCACGTGTTGATTATTAGAATCTGATTATGTAATTTAAAGTGCTCAGCAGCAGTCAGTGAATTAGATCAAGTGACAAttgatattatttcagtttaataattgaattttaaaaatgagaaaaaagacaaaaggtatattatactagttatattttttttaaaaaaggtgaacaaatatttactatatcagttgttttttcttattgtataaaaaaaaaataataaaaaatagtgaaaacagtaaatgaaattagattatgaagagaaaaagaatataaaaaaaataagttaaatgaaattagaaaaggaaaaaagaaaaaaaataagaagaaaaggagaaaaacgaaaaggagaaaagaaagaaaaaaaggaaaagaagaaaagaagcatagaaataaaaaaggattggagaaaaaaga
Encoded proteins:
- the LOC104117223 gene encoding protein ASYMMETRIC LEAVES 2-like — protein: MASSSLLSYSPCAACKFLRRKCQPECVFAPYFPPDQPQKFANVHKIFGASNVTKLLNELQPHQREDAVNSLAYEADMRLRDPVYGCVGVISLLQHQLRQLQLDLSCAKSELSKYQNLGGGIASTNSYGLLAAGNQHNLGFNFMGGGGGGRPDHNHHLYHHQFFPRDQQQQQQQQIIRRFEGGSNNF